A stretch of Pelecanus crispus isolate bPelCri1 chromosome 3, bPelCri1.pri, whole genome shotgun sequence DNA encodes these proteins:
- the INSM1 gene encoding insulinoma-associated protein 1 yields the protein MPRGFLVKRSRRPTPVSYRARCCRDAGPPLPAAPPPPLPPRDSPPPVPFGTPDAGVQALRSPTRPVSRDKYLERGFSLGSPVSAESFPAPAVPATMDPLLFAPAELKLWAAAGHAEPPAGRAAAPAAAAAGGAPAPPAPAAPPAAGRPPPAKRPAEPGRQKAPSGKKAKAIRKLTFEDEVTTSPVLGLRIKEGPVEAPAKARGGCARPLGEFICQLCKEEYGDPFALAQHRCSRIVRVEYRCPECDKVFSCPANLASHRRWHKPRPPAKAGPEEPPKEAAGSGSGSGSERDTPSPGGASEAGSEEGLFECPRCAKRFRRQAYLRKHLLGHPAPAPAAEPAAEEPPAPPAAECRLCPVCGETFPSKSSQERHLRLLHAAQVFPCKYCPATFYSSPGLTRHINKCHPSENRQVILLQVPLRPAC from the coding sequence ATGCCCCGGGGCTTCCTGGTGAAGCGCAGCCGGCGGCCCACCCCCGTCTCCTACCGGGCGCGCTGCTGCCGCGACGCcggcccgccgctccccgccgccccgccgccgcctctgcCGCCGCGGGACTCGCCGCCGCCGGTGCCGTTCGGGACGCCCGATGCCGGCGTGCAGGCGCTGCGCAGCCCGACGCGGCCCGTCAGCAGGGACAAGTACTTGGAGCGCGGCTTCAGCCTGGGCTCGCCCGTCTCGGCCGAGTCCTTCCCCGCGCCGGCCGTGCCCGCCACCATGGACCCGCTCCTCTTCGCCCCGGCCGAGCTCAAGCTCTGGGCCGCCGCCGGCCACGCCGAGCcgcccgccggccgcgccgccgcccccgccgccgctgccgccggcggggcccccgcgccgcccgccccggccgcgccgcccgccgccggccgcccgccgcccgccaaGCGACCGGCGGAGCCCGGGCGGCAGAAGGCGCCGTCGGGCAAGAAGGCGAAGGCGATCCGCAAGCTGACCTTCGAGGACGAGGTGACCACGTCGCCCGTGCTGGGGCTGCGCATCAAGGAGGGCCCGGTGGAGGCGCCGGCCAAGGCGCGGGGCGGCTGCGCCCGGCCGCTGGGCGAGTtcatctgccagctctgcaagGAGGAGTACGGGGACCCCTTCGCGCTGGCGCAGCACCGCTGCTCCCGCATCGTGCGCGTGGAGTACCGCTGCCCCGAGTGCGACAAGGTCTTCAGCTGCCCCGCCAACCTGGCCTCGCACCGCCGCTGGCACAAGCCGCGCCCGCCCGCCAAGGCCGGCCCCGAGGAGCCGCCGAAGGAGGcggccggcagcggcagcggcagcggcagcgagCGGGACACGCCGAGCCCCGGCGGCGCCTCGGAGGCGGGCTCCGAGGAGGGGCTCTTCGAGTGCCCCCGCTGCGCCAAGCGGTTCCGCCGGCAGGCCTACCTGCGCAAGCACCTGCTGGGCcacccggccccggccccggccgccgaGCCCGCCGCCGAGgagccgcccgcgccgccggccgccgaGTGCCGCCTCTGCCCCGtctgcggggagaccttcccCAGCAAGAGCAGCCAGGAGCGGCACCTGCGCCTGCTGCACGCCGCCCAGGTCTTCCCCTGCAAGTACTGCCCGGCCACCTTCTACAGCTCGCCCGGCCTCACCCGGCACATCAACAAGTGCCACCCGTCCGAGAACAGGCAGGTCATCCTGCTGCAGGTGCCGCTGCGCCCCGCCTGCTga